The sequence AAGATCCCGTTTTCTCGGCCTTTTCCCCTGCTACGGTTAACATTTCTGCGGAAAGATCCACACCTGTAACTGAAAAGCCAGCGCGAGCTAAACGAAGCGAAACCTCACCAGTACCGCATGCCAAATCAAGAAACCTATTTCCAGTTACACGGTATAACTCTTTTTGGTTTTTTACAAATTCAACCCACTTCTCATACGGAACATCTTGCATTAATTCATCATAAATCTGCGCGAAATTACCATACGTCATTCGTTTAACACACTTTGAATGTCTTCAAATGGGGCATCTCCCCATAAACGTTCTAAATTGTAGTAGCCTCTTTCATCCTTATGGAATATATGAACCACGATATCCCCAAGGTCCACAAGCACCCATTTTGCCTCATCAAATCCTTCAATTCGTTTTACCGTAACAGTTAATTCATCTGCTTTTTCTTTTATTTCACGAGAAATAGCTTGAACTTGTTTGTCAGAGTTTCCGTGACAAATTACAAAATAGTCCGCTACTAATGAGATCCCTTTCATATTTAAAACTACGATATCTTCTGCTCTTTTATCATCCGCAGCTTTCACGGTCACTTCTAATACATTACGTATATCCATTAATCTGCCTCCTTTTTAACTAGTGCGTTATAAGTATGAAATGTAAGAGGAAAAATTTGTTGATTCTTCTTCATTAAGAATCCAATTGAGTTTTTGATGGATTGGATCAATGCCGCATCCAAATTGGTGTTTGCCATTTCACGAACTTCCTCAACCCCCGGAAAATGCCTTCCAGGTTCTATATAATCAGCTAAATAGATGATTTTTTCTAAAAGAGTCATGTTAGGCCTGCCTGAAGTATGATAGCGTATGGCATTTAATACATCACTATCCATAATTCCTACTTCTCTTTCCACCAAAAATGCACCAACGGGAGCATGCCATAATTCAGTATTATAATGAAGTAAATCAAGGTCCATGCCCTGCTCTAAAATAATTTTTCTCATTTCCTCTTTATTACGAAATTTTGCGTAATCATGAAAAATTGCTGCTAACTCTGTCTTTTTTTCATCTGCTCCATACCTCTTTGCTAATGTAACAGCTGTTTCCATTACTCCAAGGGTATGTGTGTAACGATGCTCAGTTATTTGATTCTTTACAATAGATAATGCTTCATCACGTTTCATATAACCGCTTCTCCTCTATATACCCCAACACTGAATCAGGAACAAAGTAACGAATGGTTTTTCCTTCCCTTACTCTATTTCTAATCATTAAAGAAGAAATTTCAATGTTAGGAACATCCACGAAAAGGATTGGATAATTTGTTTCACTTTGATAGTGTGGACGATTTACCCCGACAAAGGTAACCAGCTCGACCAATTCATCAATTTTATACCAGTTTGGTAAATACTCAATCATATCCGCACCAATGATAAAATAAAACTGATGTTCATATTTTTCTTTAAGTAACTTGATGGTATCATACGTATAGGATTTTCCAGGTCTCTCCAACTCAATAGCTTGGGCTTCAAAGTGAGGGTGATCCGAAATCGCCTTATGCACCATTTCTAGCCGATGAGTCCCGGTTACCCCGCTATTATTTTCTTTATGTGGGGGCTCCTGATTAGGCATAAACCAAATTTTATCCAGACCTAATGCATGTTGTACTTCATTCGCAATCACAAGATGCCCTATATGTGGAGGGTTAAAGGTTCCCCCTAGAATGCCAATCTTTTTCAGCGGAATTGCACCTACTTTTTAAAATTATGTTTTCTCAAATAATTGACTTATGGATGATTATGGTAAAATCAATTGTTTATTTTCTTTGGATTCTTTATATAAAACAATTATATTTCCAATGATTTGAACAAGCTCAGCTTTAGTACCACCTGCTAGAGCTTTTGCTACATCATCTTTTTCGTCCTCACAATTTTGTAAGATACTAACTTTCAGCAGCTCGCGGGCTTCTAATGCTTCGCTTACTTGCTTAATCATATTTTCATTCACTCCACCTTTACCAACTTGAAAGATTGGGTTAAGATGATGAGCTTTTGAACGTAAAAACCGTTTTTGTTTTCCTGTTAACATGACTTTCCTCCCAATTGCTTAAGACAAACTGATTGCATTCGATCCATGTCAGGAAAAATCCCTGTCCACTTTTCAAATTGAAGTGCTCCTTGATAAGTAAACATTGGTATTCCATTTTGGATACGAGCGCCTTTTTGTTTTGCTTCACGCAATATTTTAGTTTCTAATGGACTGTAAATTATATCACTAACTAAAGAAGTTGATTTTAATTTCTCTACAGAAAGCGGTGATGCTTCAATATCTGGATGCATGCCAATTGAAGTGGTTTGCACGATTACATCATATTTAGCTAATTGTTCCTCCGCTTCTTTAAAACTGAGTACTTCAGAATTTTTTGGAAATGGACAGTTATTAACTAAATATTCTGCCTTTTCGACTGTCCTATTAGCAATATCAACTTTTTTCACACCTGCTTGTGCCAATGTATAATAGATGGCTCTTGCTGCACCACCTGCACCGATTAATAGCATATTCTTATCCATGAATGAAGGAACTTCCTTTTTAAGCCCTTCTAAATAACCACTTCCATCCGTATTATACCCAATTAAACGGCCATGATCATTCACGACAGTATTAACGGCACCTATTGCTTCTGCCAAAGGATCAATTTCATCTAATAATGGCATAATCATTTGTTTATGCGGAACCGTGACACTTAATCCAGCTAAATTAATCGCTCTAAAACCTTTTACTGCATCTTGCAAGTTTTCAGGTTTAACATGAAAAGCAACATATGTAGCGTCAACTGAATACAATTGAAATAAATCATTATGCATAATCGGTGACATTGAATGTGCAACCGGATCCCCGATTACCCCATATAACTTTTTCACTAGCTTCTCCCCTTCCTTTGGAAGTTAACAAATAAGTATCTCGTCTTTTATTTATCTCTAGATTAACGACTTTCTCAACAAAACATGAACACCTTTTGGAACATAGGCTGCAATAACCGCACCTGGTTCATTGACTGTGATCCAACCTAGTCCTGAAAAGACAATATCGGTTTTTGCTTCTTTAATTGTAAAGGTTTGTCTCACCAACTCTGGGAAAGATTCTACGTCTTCCTTTCTTGGTGGTGTTAACAATTCCCCTACATGATTCCGGTATAATTCATCTGCTTTATCTAATTTTGTCCGATGAATCGTTAGTTCATTTGAAAAATAACAAGAAAATGAACGCCTTCCACCTTTTATGTAATCGAATCTTGCTAATCCTCCAAAATACAAGGTCTGCTCTTCATTTAGTTGATAGACTTTTTGTTTGATTTCTTTTTTTGGTGTAATTACCTTTAGATCTCGTTTGTCCACAAAATGGGCCATTTGATGATGATTGATGATTCCAGGCGTATCCACTAATGCCTTCCCATCTGACAATGGAATTTCAATCGTATCTAAGGTTGTTCCAGGAAAATGAGAAGTTGTAATTACGTCCCCTTCCCCTGTTACTTCTTTTAGGATTCGATTAACAAATGTTGATTTTCCCACATTTGTACAACCAACAATAAAGACATCTTTTCCATTTCGATATTTCTCGATCGCCTCTGTTACTTCTTTCATAAAATACCCTTTTGCTGCACTTACTAAAAATACATCAATTGGCTTTAAACCAAGCTGTTTGGCCTCATGCTTCATCCAATTAATGACCTTATTCGGTTTTACCGACTTTGGTAAAAGGTCAACTTTATTTCCAATTAAAATTACATTATTTTTACCAACAAAACGGTGTAACCCAGGTAGCCAGCTGCCATTAAAATCAAAGATATCGACAACCTTAACAATTAACGCATCGTTTTTACCAATTCCATTTAGAATTCGTAAAAAATCATCGTCCGTTAAACTAACATCTTGGACTTCATTATAATGCTTCAGCCGAAAGCAGCGCTGACAAATAATTTCCTCTTTTTCTAATGCTGACATAGGTGCATAACCAATGTCACTTGCGTTTTCTGTTTGAATTTGGACTCCACATCCAAAACAAGAATACTGTTCACTCAAATGAATTAATCCTCCCATTGTAACAAGCCTTTTTTTCTAAACCAATTCATGATACGTCTTTCGACAAACCGATTAAATTTCGTAGCCATCCCATCATTTTGAGCGACAGGTAAGACAAGTATCGTATGAAAACCACTGCGATTCCCACCTAATATATCGGTTAACAGTTGATCACCAATGACAACTATCTCTTCTTTTTTCAAATTCATTCTCGAAGCCGCTTGGATAAATGCATGTGACATCGGCTTTCTCGCTCTAAAAATAAATGGCATCTCTAATGGATCTGAAAATGCCTTAACCCGTGCCTCATTATTATTTGAAACAATCGTCACTTGTATTTGATTTTGTTTCATTTTTTCAAACCATTCCATGACCAATGGTGTAGCTTCTGGTCGATCCCATTCAACTAACGTATTATCAAGGTCGGTAATAATTCCTTTAATGCCTTTTTCTTTTAATTCACTTGGATTGATATCCAAAATACTTTTTACATGTTGACTTGGTAA is a genomic window of Niallia sp. XMNu-256 containing:
- the rsfS gene encoding ribosome silencing factor — translated: MDIRNVLEVTVKAADDKRAEDIVVLNMKGISLVADYFVICHGNSDKQVQAISREIKEKADELTVTVKRIEGFDEAKWVLVDLGDIVVHIFHKDERGYYNLERLWGDAPFEDIQSVLNE
- the yqeK gene encoding bis(5'-nucleosyl)-tetraphosphatase (symmetrical) YqeK → MKRDEALSIVKNQITEHRYTHTLGVMETAVTLAKRYGADEKKTELAAIFHDYAKFRNKEEMRKIILEQGMDLDLLHYNTELWHAPVGAFLVEREVGIMDSDVLNAIRYHTSGRPNMTLLEKIIYLADYIEPGRHFPGVEEVREMANTNLDAALIQSIKNSIGFLMKKNQQIFPLTFHTYNALVKKEAD
- a CDS encoding nicotinate-nucleotide adenylyltransferase yields the protein MKKIGILGGTFNPPHIGHLVIANEVQHALGLDKIWFMPNQEPPHKENNSGVTGTHRLEMVHKAISDHPHFEAQAIELERPGKSYTYDTIKLLKEKYEHQFYFIIGADMIEYLPNWYKIDELVELVTFVGVNRPHYQSETNYPILFVDVPNIEISSLMIRNRVREGKTIRYFVPDSVLGYIEEKRLYET
- the yhbY gene encoding ribosome assembly RNA-binding protein YhbY gives rise to the protein MLTGKQKRFLRSKAHHLNPIFQVGKGGVNENMIKQVSEALEARELLKVSILQNCEDEKDDVAKALAGGTKAELVQIIGNIIVLYKESKENKQLILP
- the aroE gene encoding shikimate dehydrogenase — encoded protein: MKKLYGVIGDPVAHSMSPIMHNDLFQLYSVDATYVAFHVKPENLQDAVKGFRAINLAGLSVTVPHKQMIMPLLDEIDPLAEAIGAVNTVVNDHGRLIGYNTDGSGYLEGLKKEVPSFMDKNMLLIGAGGAARAIYYTLAQAGVKKVDIANRTVEKAEYLVNNCPFPKNSEVLSFKEAEEQLAKYDVIVQTTSIGMHPDIEASPLSVEKLKSTSLVSDIIYSPLETKILREAKQKGARIQNGIPMFTYQGALQFEKWTGIFPDMDRMQSVCLKQLGGKSC
- the yqeH gene encoding ribosome biogenesis GTPase YqeH translates to MSEQYSCFGCGVQIQTENASDIGYAPMSALEKEEIICQRCFRLKHYNEVQDVSLTDDDFLRILNGIGKNDALIVKVVDIFDFNGSWLPGLHRFVGKNNVILIGNKVDLLPKSVKPNKVINWMKHEAKQLGLKPIDVFLVSAAKGYFMKEVTEAIEKYRNGKDVFIVGCTNVGKSTFVNRILKEVTGEGDVITTSHFPGTTLDTIEIPLSDGKALVDTPGIINHHQMAHFVDKRDLKVITPKKEIKQKVYQLNEEQTLYFGGLARFDYIKGGRRSFSCYFSNELTIHRTKLDKADELYRNHVGELLTPPRKEDVESFPELVRQTFTIKEAKTDIVFSGLGWITVNEPGAVIAAYVPKGVHVLLRKSLI
- a CDS encoding YqeG family HAD IIIA-type phosphatase — encoded protein: MLKQFLPSQHVKSILDINPSELKEKGIKGIITDLDNTLVEWDRPEATPLVMEWFEKMKQNQIQVTIVSNNNEARVKAFSDPLEMPFIFRARKPMSHAFIQAASRMNLKKEEIVVIGDQLLTDILGGNRSGFHTILVLPVAQNDGMATKFNRFVERRIMNWFRKKGLLQWED